In Thermobaculum terrenum ATCC BAA-798, one genomic interval encodes:
- a CDS encoding carbohydrate ABC transporter permease, translated as MEVASKGQVPATRGRRVFNREYLIFLAFVAPNFLLFIIFTYWPLVYQGYLSLVHWDMISPVKRFVGLENYAYLFSDPDFHRVMFNTLYFTVAVLVGSLALGLALALLLNQRLRGRNFARTVVFAPVILSGAAVGLVWAYIFDPNYGLMRTILGWFGLPPIDWLGSPAWAMPAVIIVYLWKNLGYSAMIYLAGLQNIPAELYEAARVDGAGRWQQFLHVTLPQLSPVTFFLIVTTIISSVQAFDIISVMTDGGPVGATTTLIWYMYEQGFRAFRAGIAAASGMLMFIILLVVTLVQVGWLQRKVYYE; from the coding sequence TTGGAGGTAGCCAGTAAGGGGCAGGTACCCGCCACCCGCGGGCGCAGGGTGTTCAACCGCGAGTACCTGATATTTCTAGCTTTCGTTGCTCCCAACTTCCTGCTGTTCATCATCTTCACCTACTGGCCGCTGGTGTATCAGGGGTACCTGAGCCTGGTGCACTGGGACATGATCTCGCCCGTGAAGCGGTTCGTTGGGCTGGAGAACTACGCCTACCTGTTCAGCGATCCCGATTTTCACCGGGTGATGTTCAACACGCTCTACTTCACGGTGGCCGTGCTGGTGGGCAGCCTGGCGCTGGGGCTGGCGCTGGCGCTCCTGCTCAACCAGCGGCTGCGCGGGCGCAACTTCGCGCGCACGGTGGTGTTCGCGCCGGTGATCCTCTCGGGCGCGGCGGTGGGCCTGGTGTGGGCCTATATCTTCGATCCCAACTACGGGCTGATGCGGACCATCCTGGGGTGGTTCGGGCTGCCACCGATCGACTGGCTGGGCAGCCCCGCCTGGGCCATGCCCGCGGTGATCATCGTGTACCTCTGGAAGAACCTGGGCTACAGCGCGATGATCTACCTGGCAGGACTCCAGAACATCCCTGCCGAGCTGTACGAGGCGGCACGGGTCGATGGCGCCGGCAGGTGGCAGCAGTTCCTGCACGTCACCTTGCCCCAGCTGTCGCCGGTGACCTTCTTCCTGATCGTCACCACGATCATATCCTCGGTGCAGGCCTTCGACATCATATCCGTGATGACGGACGGTGGCCCGGTGGGCGCGACGACGACGCTGATCTGGTACATGTACGAGCAGGGCTTCAGGGCCTTTCGGGCGGGAATAGCCGCAGCCTCGGGCATGCTGATGTTCATCATCCTGCTGGTGGTCACCTTGGTGCAGGTGGGGTGGCTACAGCGCAAAGTGTACTACGAGTAG
- a CDS encoding carbohydrate ABC transporter permease: MRGEAVKSTVQSGTAGRSVLLDLLTHRIFRVWLYLAMALTVLVFIVPMYWMLTASVKTLGEIYTFPPQWVPTSFRWANYSEAWRSAPFGRFYVNTVIVTFFGVALEVVNACLTAYALAYIRFPGKNFVFIALLATLMIPLQVTILPNYLTIASLGWLNTYQGIVLPGASVAFTTFLLRQHFMTLPKEVMEAAIIEGAGHLRRLVSIVLPLSKPMLVTITLISVVAKWNDYLWPLIVTNKVEMRVLSIGIKYLFDTEGANQWGVIMAGTVFVVIPVLALFIWAQRYIISGLTAGALKG, translated from the coding sequence ATGAGAGGCGAGGCCGTCAAGAGCACGGTACAGTCCGGCACCGCTGGGAGGTCGGTGCTGCTCGACCTGCTCACACACCGCATATTCAGGGTATGGCTCTACCTGGCGATGGCCTTGACGGTGCTGGTATTCATCGTGCCCATGTACTGGATGCTGACGGCATCCGTGAAGACCCTGGGGGAGATCTACACCTTCCCGCCCCAGTGGGTGCCGACCAGCTTCCGCTGGGCCAACTACAGCGAGGCCTGGCGCAGCGCTCCTTTCGGGAGGTTCTACGTCAACACGGTGATCGTCACCTTCTTCGGGGTGGCGCTCGAGGTGGTCAACGCCTGCCTCACGGCGTACGCGTTGGCTTACATCCGCTTCCCGGGGAAGAACTTCGTGTTCATAGCGCTGCTGGCCACCCTGATGATCCCGCTGCAGGTGACGATCCTGCCCAACTACCTCACGATAGCCAGCCTCGGATGGCTCAACACCTATCAAGGGATAGTGCTGCCGGGGGCATCGGTGGCCTTCACGACGTTCCTGCTGCGCCAGCACTTCATGACCCTGCCGAAGGAGGTGATGGAAGCTGCGATCATAGAGGGCGCGGGGCACCTGAGAAGGCTGGTGTCCATTGTGTTACCGCTGTCCAAGCCGATGCTGGTGACGATCACACTCATCTCAGTGGTGGCCAAGTGGAACGATTATCTCTGGCCGCTGATAGTCACCAACAAGGTGGAGATGAGGGTGCTGTCGATCGGCATCAAGTACCTCTTCGACACGGAGGGCGCCAACCAATGGGGGGTGATCATGGCCGGCACGGTGTTCGTGGTGATCCCCGTGCTGGCGCTCTTCATCTGGGCGCAGCGGTACATAATATCCGGACTGACGGCCGGTGCCCTCAAAGGTTAG
- a CDS encoding ABC transporter substrate-binding protein — translation MTWKMNRRQFLATSGAALGSLVVVACGAGGGGGAAQPSSTGTVPPEARNRTRVVFWSAWGGKNGEALQTLVNKFNKSQSDIFVENQYQGTYEELAQKLATAMAAKQVPDLVVLSEVTWNKFYLNQTLEPLDDYFKQQQLDRDDYVDPLINEGTRQGKTWWVPFARSTPLFYYNRDLFKKAGLPDKAPETWDEVLEAAKELKASAGVKKPYAFTTAKNYNAWHFQGNEWQWGGNYSDKELNILIDKERSLEAGEWVRKFIHDEGLGYMAEDQSVDFANGICAMTQQSTGSLGEILETAKFEVGTAFLPKHEHFGCPTGGSGLSIIAASSSDRKQAAFEFIKFLAQPENVVFWSQQSGYMPVTESARESSQMQEYFKQNPQFKVAVDQLPKTQPQDTARLFIPNGDQTIGEALEKIFVRNTPAEQAFKDAAQRLARDAEDVKQQIQEVGL, via the coding sequence GTGACTTGGAAGATGAACCGCAGGCAGTTTCTGGCAACCTCGGGGGCCGCGCTGGGGTCGCTCGTAGTGGTGGCCTGTGGCGCGGGTGGCGGTGGTGGCGCCGCTCAGCCGAGCAGCACCGGCACGGTACCCCCCGAGGCTCGCAACCGGACGCGCGTGGTCTTCTGGTCCGCCTGGGGCGGCAAGAACGGCGAGGCGCTGCAGACCCTGGTGAACAAGTTCAACAAATCCCAGAGCGATATCTTCGTGGAGAACCAGTACCAGGGCACCTACGAGGAGCTGGCTCAGAAGCTGGCCACCGCGATGGCCGCCAAGCAGGTGCCCGACCTGGTGGTGCTCAGCGAGGTCACCTGGAATAAGTTCTATCTCAACCAGACCCTGGAGCCGCTGGACGACTACTTCAAGCAGCAGCAACTGGACAGAGACGACTACGTGGATCCCCTTATTAATGAAGGCACCAGGCAGGGGAAGACCTGGTGGGTGCCCTTCGCCCGCAGCACACCCCTCTTCTACTACAACCGCGACCTCTTCAAGAAGGCGGGGCTGCCGGACAAGGCTCCCGAGACCTGGGACGAGGTGCTGGAGGCTGCCAAGGAGTTGAAGGCGAGCGCTGGAGTGAAGAAGCCTTACGCCTTCACCACGGCCAAGAACTACAACGCCTGGCACTTCCAGGGCAACGAGTGGCAGTGGGGCGGCAACTACTCCGACAAGGAGCTCAACATCCTGATAGATAAGGAGCGTTCCCTGGAGGCGGGCGAGTGGGTCCGAAAGTTCATCCACGACGAGGGGCTAGGGTACATGGCGGAGGACCAGAGTGTCGACTTCGCCAACGGCATATGCGCTATGACTCAGCAGTCCACTGGTTCTTTGGGGGAGATCTTGGAGACAGCGAAGTTCGAGGTGGGCACGGCCTTCCTACCCAAGCACGAGCACTTCGGGTGTCCGACTGGCGGCTCCGGGTTGAGCATCATCGCGGCCTCCTCCAGCGACCGCAAGCAAGCCGCTTTCGAGTTCATCAAGTTCCTGGCACAACCCGAGAACGTGGTGTTCTGGTCGCAGCAGAGCGGCTACATGCCGGTGACCGAGTCGGCGCGCGAGTCGAGCCAGATGCAGGAGTACTTCAAGCAGAACCCCCAGTTCAAGGTAGCGGTGGACCAGCTGCCCAAGACTCAGCCTCAGGACACCGCTCGCCTGTTCATCCCCAACGGCGACCAGACGATAGGGGAGGCTCTGGAGAAGATCTTCGTGCGCAACACCCCGGCGGAGCAGGCCTTCAAGGACGCTGCCCAGAGGCTCGCGCGCGACGCCGAGGACGTCAAGCAGCAGATCCAGGAGGTGGGGCTGTAG
- a CDS encoding chaperone modulator CbpM, translated as MRLDQDKRLTYYRIETASQVVGMPPATIRYYARVGLVRTRREGREELLDEQEIARLRRIRRLREDLGINTAGVEVVMRLLDELESLRARLAETR; from the coding sequence TTGAGATTGGACCAGGACAAGAGGCTGACCTACTACAGGATAGAGACGGCTTCCCAGGTCGTGGGGATGCCCCCCGCGACTATCCGCTACTACGCGCGGGTCGGGCTGGTCAGGACCCGCCGTGAGGGGAGGGAAGAGCTGCTGGATGAGCAGGAGATAGCGAGGCTGCGCCGCATCCGCCGGCTGCGAGAGGACCTCGGGATCAACACCGCGGGGGTAGAGGTCGTCATGCGCCTGCTGGACGAGCTGGAGTCCCTCCGCGCCAGGCTTGCCGAGACCCGCTAG
- a CDS encoding DnaJ C-terminal domain-containing protein — MAMEFKDYYEILGVPRNASDKEIRQAFRRLARQYHPDVNPGNKEAEERFKEISEAYEVLSDPEKRKMYDQFGARWREYQAAQQAGQATGQGFDWSDFVRGQGGPRYEYRTFSEEDLRDLFGEEHPFSDFFETLFGGGRARAGTRQRARPGQDLEQEVQVTLREAYTGTTRLLEIQLPNGQTRRIEAKIPPGVNTGTRVRMAGQGMPGAGGGPPGDLYLVVRVLPDPAFEREGDDLKTKMHVPLSTMLLGGEVRVRTPDGRTLALRIPERTQDGRVFRLRGQGMPRPNNPHQRGDLLVEAHVRLPERLTPRQRELLEELARLSEGEATQAAS; from the coding sequence ATGGCTATGGAGTTCAAGGACTACTACGAGATACTAGGCGTGCCCCGCAACGCCTCGGACAAGGAGATACGCCAGGCCTTCAGGCGGCTGGCTCGCCAGTACCATCCCGACGTCAACCCGGGCAACAAAGAGGCCGAGGAGCGCTTCAAGGAGATCAGTGAGGCCTACGAGGTCCTCTCCGATCCGGAGAAGCGCAAGATGTACGACCAGTTCGGCGCCCGGTGGCGGGAGTACCAGGCGGCGCAGCAGGCCGGGCAGGCGACCGGGCAGGGATTTGACTGGAGCGACTTCGTGCGCGGGCAGGGCGGCCCGCGCTACGAGTACCGCACGTTCTCCGAGGAGGACCTGCGCGACCTCTTCGGGGAGGAGCACCCGTTCTCCGACTTCTTCGAGACGCTGTTCGGCGGGGGGCGGGCGCGCGCCGGCACGCGGCAGAGGGCCCGCCCTGGGCAGGACCTGGAGCAGGAGGTCCAGGTGACGCTGCGCGAGGCCTACACGGGCACCACCCGCCTGTTGGAGATCCAGCTGCCCAACGGGCAGACGCGGCGCATCGAGGCCAAGATCCCCCCGGGCGTGAACACCGGCACGCGAGTGCGCATGGCTGGCCAGGGCATGCCCGGCGCAGGGGGCGGCCCCCCGGGCGACCTCTACCTGGTGGTCCGGGTGCTCCCGGATCCGGCTTTCGAGCGCGAGGGCGATGACCTGAAGACTAAGATGCACGTGCCGCTCTCGACCATGCTCCTCGGTGGGGAGGTGCGCGTACGCACGCCCGATGGGCGTACGCTCGCCCTGCGCATACCCGAGCGCACCCAGGACGGCCGGGTGTTCCGCCTGCGGGGGCAGGGGATGCCGCGGCCCAACAACCCGCACCAGAGAGGTGACCTGTTGGTGGAGGCGCACGTCCGCCTGCCGGAGCGGTTGACGCCCAGGCAGCGGGAGCTGCTGGAGGAGCTGGCGCGCCTCTCGGAGGGGGAGGCCACCCAGGCGGCGAGCTGA
- a CDS encoding SDH family Clp fold serine proteinase, translating to MLEIFWLFLIISSLQPVIRQKWLEAQRIRSFRSLEERRHSRVIGLIHRQETMSLLGFPVARYIDIEDSEAVLRAVHLTDPSVPIDMILHTPGGLVIAAEQIARALKAHPAKVTVFVPHYAMSGGTLIALAADEIVMGPHAVLGPVDPQLGEYPAASILKVVEQKPLAEVDDQTIILADVARKAMGQVRQTVLELLGDKMPQDRAQALADLLSSGHWTHDYPITVEEARSMGLPVSTEMPKEVYDLMQLYPQAGRRRPSVEYVPIPYGPRESPARRPGRDGSHGSQG from the coding sequence ATGCTCGAGATCTTCTGGCTGTTCCTGATCATCAGCTCGCTCCAGCCCGTGATCCGTCAGAAGTGGCTGGAGGCGCAGCGCATACGCTCCTTCAGATCGCTGGAGGAGCGCCGGCACAGCCGGGTGATAGGGCTGATACACCGGCAGGAGACGATGAGCCTCCTGGGATTCCCCGTGGCCCGCTACATAGACATAGAGGACTCCGAGGCCGTGCTGAGGGCCGTGCACCTGACGGACCCCAGCGTGCCCATCGACATGATCCTGCACACCCCGGGCGGGCTGGTGATAGCGGCCGAGCAGATAGCGCGAGCCCTCAAGGCCCACCCAGCCAAGGTCACGGTGTTCGTCCCCCACTACGCCATGAGCGGCGGCACCCTGATAGCCCTGGCCGCGGACGAGATCGTCATGGGGCCGCACGCCGTGCTGGGGCCCGTGGACCCCCAGCTGGGCGAGTACCCCGCGGCCTCCATCCTGAAGGTGGTGGAGCAGAAGCCCCTGGCCGAGGTGGACGACCAGACGATCATCCTGGCGGACGTCGCCCGCAAGGCGATGGGACAGGTCCGGCAGACGGTGCTCGAGCTGCTGGGCGACAAGATGCCCCAGGACAGGGCCCAGGCGCTGGCCGACCTCCTCTCATCGGGCCACTGGACGCACGACTACCCCATCACCGTCGAGGAGGCGCGGAGCATGGGCCTGCCCGTCAGCACGGAGATGCCGAAGGAGGTGTACGACCTTATGCAGCTCTACCCCCAAGCGGGGCGCAGGCGGCCATCGGTGGAGTACGTGCCGATCCCCTACGGCCCGCGCGAGAGCCCGGCGAGAAGGCCCGGCAGGGACGGCTCACACGGGTCCCAGGGCTAG
- a CDS encoding rhomboid family intramembrane serine protease has protein sequence MIPIKDTVRAREFPVITAALIAANVLVWALELSLGTRGLEELVWRLGVVPERFLRSPLPFEWVTLLTSQFLHGSWFHLGSNMIALYIFGDNVEDRLGHIKFLLFYLLCGVGAGVTHILLNSSSAVPAIGASGAISGVMAAYLVLFPLARVVTLTFFFFLPLFVEVPAVLWIAIWFLSQLLNGLFSLAVGEVMLGGVAWWAHVGGFLTGLVLARPLSRPAYRYHPDEYWPW, from the coding sequence ATGATACCCATCAAGGACACCGTGCGCGCGCGGGAGTTCCCGGTGATCACCGCGGCGCTCATTGCCGCCAACGTACTCGTCTGGGCGCTCGAGCTCAGCCTGGGAACACGAGGCCTGGAGGAACTCGTGTGGCGGCTGGGGGTGGTGCCTGAGCGCTTCCTGCGATCACCGCTGCCGTTTGAATGGGTGACCCTCCTGACGTCCCAGTTCCTCCACGGCAGCTGGTTCCACCTGGGCAGCAACATGATCGCGCTCTACATCTTCGGGGACAACGTAGAGGATCGGCTCGGCCACATCAAGTTCTTGCTGTTCTACCTGCTGTGCGGCGTGGGGGCCGGCGTGACGCACATCCTGCTCAACTCGAGCTCCGCGGTGCCCGCGATCGGCGCCAGCGGGGCGATATCCGGCGTGATGGCCGCCTACCTGGTGCTCTTCCCGCTGGCGCGGGTGGTGACCCTCACGTTCTTCTTTTTCCTGCCGCTCTTTGTAGAGGTGCCCGCGGTGCTGTGGATCGCCATCTGGTTCCTCTCCCAGCTCCTCAACGGCCTGTTCTCGCTGGCCGTCGGTGAGGTGATGCTGGGCGGCGTCGCGTGGTGGGCGCACGTGGGCGGCTTCCTGACAGGCCTTGTGCTCGCCAGGCCGCTGTCAAGGCCGGCCTACAGGTATCATCCCGACGAATACTGGCCCTGGTAG
- a CDS encoding SRPBCC family protein, whose amino-acid sequence MLWHVLRRHTLIRGTLEEVFPFFAAAENLEAITPPWLSFGLLTPTPIEMRQGTLIQYRLKLMGVPMRWLTRISAWEPPHRFIDEQLEGPYRDWIHEHRFEPLDGYTLMADTVRYRLPLSPLGDLAFPIVRLQLNKIFDYRSVKILELVEGKLLL is encoded by the coding sequence GTGTTGTGGCACGTGCTGCGTAGGCACACGCTCATCAGAGGTACTTTGGAGGAAGTCTTCCCGTTCTTCGCCGCAGCGGAGAACCTGGAGGCGATCACCCCTCCCTGGTTGAGCTTCGGCCTACTCACGCCCACGCCCATCGAGATGCGGCAGGGCACGCTCATCCAGTACAGGCTGAAGCTCATGGGGGTGCCGATGCGCTGGCTGACCCGCATCAGCGCCTGGGAGCCCCCTCACAGGTTCATCGACGAGCAGCTGGAGGGGCCGTATCGCGATTGGATCCACGAACACCGCTTCGAGCCCCTGGACGGCTACACCCTGATGGCGGACACCGTGCGCTACAGGCTCCCCCTGAGTCCCTTGGGAGATCTAGCCTTCCCAATCGTGAGACTCCAGCTCAACAAGATATTTGACTATCGCAGCGTCAAGATCCTGGAACTCGTAGAGGGCAAGCTATTGTTGTAA
- a CDS encoding carbohydrate ABC transporter permease, which yields MFVRTVYKLQKLRWNLSYTMLILILLIASIIVISPIAYALATSLRIPSESFTLPPRWIPIPPDFSNYEAVFSTVPLGHYVVNSMFITLSIVVAQVATSALAGYAFARLNFPAKNLLFWLILATMMIPQQATIIPVFVEISKIGLADTRSALILPAVATAFGTFLMRQYFMRIPNEFEEAALIDGASHWRIFWSIYLPMVRPGLTVLAILSFNGYWNEFLRPLVFLKSIDKFTLPLGLVNLQGYMGTGSISVVLAGVIISLLPVLIIYILGQRYLVEGIMLGGLKA from the coding sequence ATGTTTGTACGTACTGTTTACAAATTACAAAAGTTGAGATGGAACTTAAGCTATACAATGCTAATACTTATTCTACTTATTGCATCTATAATTGTGATTAGTCCAATAGCATATGCACTAGCAACCTCCCTCAGAATACCATCCGAATCTTTCACTCTCCCTCCAAGGTGGATACCCATCCCCCCAGACTTCAGCAATTATGAAGCTGTATTTTCTACCGTGCCATTGGGACACTACGTAGTAAACAGTATGTTCATAACCTTAAGCATTGTAGTTGCACAAGTAGCAACATCGGCACTAGCCGGTTATGCTTTTGCAAGGCTGAATTTCCCTGCAAAGAACTTGCTCTTCTGGCTTATACTAGCAACCATGATGATTCCTCAGCAAGCTACTATAATTCCGGTATTCGTAGAAATCAGCAAAATAGGCTTGGCTGACACTCGAAGTGCGCTTATTCTTCCAGCAGTAGCTACGGCCTTTGGTACATTTCTAATGAGGCAGTACTTTATGAGGATACCTAATGAATTTGAAGAGGCCGCACTAATAGACGGCGCCAGTCACTGGAGGATCTTTTGGTCTATATACCTACCTATGGTAAGACCAGGACTAACAGTATTAGCAATATTGTCTTTCAATGGTTACTGGAATGAATTTCTTAGGCCTCTAGTATTCCTAAAGAGCATAGATAAATTTACCCTACCCTTGGGTTTAGTTAACCTCCAAGGTTACATGGGCACGGGAAGCATATCGGTAGTACTTGCTGGTGTAATTATATCTCTCTTACCAGTACTAATAATATACATTTTAGGACAAAGGTACCTAGTGGAAGGAATAATGCTAGGAGGACTAAAAGCGTAG
- a CDS encoding carbohydrate ABC transporter permease produces the protein MEKTEFLHKSNTRAFQESIADLFRDNVRGSAMRRALMGYLFIAPTVVSLLVFTILPIIASFGLSFFEWNVIEKARFVGLDNYIKLTHDTRVLRSFLTTAQIVILSVLLQIVVALLLALGVQSIKQRVLRYFFRTIFFLPILTSAASISIVLAYMFDQDFGVINYYLTHIGLPRIPWLNSPHWAMVAVIITYVWQQLGFMFIILTGGISSIPTEVLEAADVDGAHGWKKLVHIQIPMLSPTLLFAAVVGVIGALQIFEIPFVLTNGGPGDATRTVVMIIYESAFQNLQIGYGSAIAFILFVVILSLTAIQFILSRYWVFYQ, from the coding sequence ATGGAGAAAACAGAGTTTCTACATAAATCAAACACGAGGGCTTTCCAAGAGTCAATAGCAGATTTATTCCGAGACAATGTAAGGGGCTCGGCTATGCGCCGAGCCCTGATGGGTTACCTATTTATAGCCCCAACTGTAGTTAGTCTGCTAGTATTTACCATTTTACCCATCATTGCATCTTTCGGCTTAAGCTTCTTTGAGTGGAACGTTATAGAAAAGGCTAGATTTGTTGGCTTGGACAACTATATAAAGTTGACTCATGACACAAGGGTACTAAGAAGCTTCCTAACTACAGCACAAATAGTAATACTATCTGTGCTGTTGCAAATAGTAGTCGCGCTACTTTTAGCACTAGGAGTACAGAGCATTAAACAACGAGTATTAAGATACTTCTTTAGAACTATATTTTTCCTTCCTATATTAACCTCAGCAGCTTCAATATCGATAGTTCTAGCATATATGTTTGATCAGGATTTCGGTGTTATTAATTACTACTTAACCCACATAGGTCTTCCGAGAATACCTTGGCTCAACTCTCCGCACTGGGCTATGGTAGCAGTCATTATAACCTATGTTTGGCAGCAGCTAGGCTTCATGTTCATTATCCTCACAGGTGGAATTTCTAGTATTCCTACAGAAGTACTTGAAGCTGCCGATGTGGATGGAGCTCACGGGTGGAAAAAACTAGTTCATATTCAAATTCCAATGCTTAGCCCAACACTACTGTTTGCCGCAGTAGTCGGAGTGATAGGAGCTCTCCAGATATTTGAGATACCGTTTGTTCTAACCAATGGCGGACCAGGGGATGCTACCAGAACTGTAGTGATGATTATCTACGAGTCAGCATTCCAGAATCTACAAATAGGCTATGGATCAGCTATAGCTTTCATATTGTTTGTGGTCATACTCTCACTGACTGCCATTCAGTTCATTCTAAGTAGATATTGGGTTTTCTATCAGTAG
- a CDS encoding ABC transporter substrate-binding protein encodes MNTRRISRRDFMRNAILTSAGIYMAGCGMSSTSKPASSPTVSSQATHVRMQGTLQIAFVGTQVANSQKVIAQDFEKAHPGVKINFLPIQGKDWNDYFTKILTQIASGSVPDLMTVATEGIQLFAGKGLAYPLDEFVKQDKEAIREYFADVHPSLVEAMMYQGHLYALPFDFNAANMFLNMNLFSQAGIEYPRGNWTKDDFYDIAKKIAALGGDGAPYGYGWVIRLWGSWTPWIYNNRSNLLKEDKWQGGQWLWDTFYPDNPAAKGRSGGWRWGEPIANTPENVEALDFMVQLAKEHITPSISAGGGGLLQGFFTSDKLGMTPAGGFWAGGLHNAGMKPDEFDVQFFPKWQTQRHLFGTAGLVMMEKSKNKDLAWEYIKYWVSKPVMQYILSNNDTTPVRRSLATAKQYANTGPKHWSVFYDTLTKFPDTAPIPAPTWYERMNTIFTKYTSLAMSFSQTPQQALDNMQKEMEQAYEQEGGK; translated from the coding sequence ATGAATACTAGGAGAATAAGCCGTAGAGATTTTATGAGGAATGCTATATTGACTTCAGCTGGGATATACATGGCAGGATGTGGAATGTCGTCCACATCCAAACCTGCTTCTAGTCCCACCGTGAGCAGTCAAGCTACCCATGTTAGAATGCAGGGCACCCTCCAAATAGCTTTTGTCGGTACACAAGTGGCCAATAGCCAAAAGGTTATAGCACAGGACTTCGAGAAAGCCCATCCAGGAGTTAAGATCAACTTTCTTCCTATACAAGGGAAAGACTGGAACGATTATTTTACTAAGATTCTCACCCAAATAGCATCAGGAAGCGTTCCAGATCTCATGACTGTAGCTACTGAAGGCATACAGTTATTTGCCGGCAAAGGATTAGCGTACCCATTAGACGAATTCGTCAAGCAAGACAAGGAAGCGATACGTGAGTACTTTGCAGACGTGCATCCCTCTCTAGTCGAGGCAATGATGTATCAGGGACACTTGTATGCACTTCCATTTGACTTCAACGCTGCTAACATGTTCCTGAATATGAATCTTTTCTCACAAGCAGGAATTGAGTATCCTCGGGGAAATTGGACCAAGGATGATTTCTACGACATAGCGAAGAAGATTGCCGCCCTGGGTGGGGATGGGGCTCCCTACGGTTATGGTTGGGTAATTCGATTGTGGGGAAGTTGGACTCCCTGGATCTATAACAATCGCAGCAATCTCTTAAAAGAAGATAAATGGCAAGGCGGGCAATGGTTATGGGATACTTTCTATCCTGATAATCCTGCAGCTAAGGGGCGCAGTGGCGGATGGCGTTGGGGAGAACCTATCGCCAACACACCAGAAAACGTTGAAGCATTAGATTTCATGGTGCAGCTGGCTAAGGAACACATCACCCCTAGTATAAGTGCAGGGGGTGGTGGTCTTCTACAAGGCTTCTTTACTAGTGACAAGCTAGGAATGACACCAGCAGGGGGCTTCTGGGCCGGTGGCTTGCATAACGCTGGTATGAAGCCAGACGAATTTGATGTCCAGTTTTTCCCTAAGTGGCAGACGCAGAGACATCTATTTGGTACTGCAGGACTAGTTATGATGGAAAAATCCAAGAATAAGGACTTAGCATGGGAGTACATTAAGTACTGGGTTAGTAAGCCTGTAATGCAGTATATACTCAGCAACAATGACACTACACCGGTACGCAGATCATTGGCTACAGCTAAGCAATATGCAAATACTGGCCCCAAACACTGGAGCGTCTTCTACGACACTCTAACTAAATTCCCAGATACTGCTCCAATACCAGCACCAACCTGGTATGAACGCATGAACACAATTTTCACTAAATACACAAGTTTAGCTATGTCCTTCTCTCAAACTCCGCAACAGGCATTGGATAACATGCAGAAAGAGATGGAGCAAGCTTATGAACAAGAGGGTGGAAAATAA